In Syntrophomonas wolfei subsp. wolfei str. Goettingen G311, a single window of DNA contains:
- a CDS encoding glycosyltransferase codes for MKTCRLSIIIPTYNERDNVLRIAEHIGNTLKNSYEIVFVDDSNDDTPEILQYLSKSDPHLRFEHRHKERGLGTAVVRGFEIASGDVIAVMDADLQHPPEVLLSMLKAIESGADIVIPSRFIPGGNDGGLKLHRKIVSATARYIGKALIKKLRPISDSTSGFFMFRKDVIKEAELQPIGWKILIEVLARGKYTRVIEIPYQFQARTAGESKMSAQEQWNYIRHLMRLVKDSPEDRRFFYFSLVGLSGVFVNMLIYFFLTMLNLEVRIAGFCSAFVAMLVNFVLNDKITWAYVKTNSVWSRGSKYIITSLIGIGINVGVLDFFYYQLQFNHLLSNLIGISCAVFWNYTINNLWTWSTAKHNNTIIERWTVQNGCESSVEKTGSKCQYF; via the coding sequence GTGAAAACATGCAGATTAAGTATAATAATCCCAACTTATAATGAGAGGGATAATGTACTCAGAATTGCTGAACATATTGGTAATACCTTAAAAAACAGCTATGAGATAGTGTTCGTTGATGACAGTAATGATGATACCCCGGAGATACTTCAATATTTGAGCAAATCGGACCCACATTTAAGGTTTGAACACCGGCATAAGGAAAGAGGACTTGGAACCGCTGTTGTTAGAGGATTTGAAATCGCTAGTGGTGATGTTATCGCAGTTATGGACGCAGACCTGCAGCATCCCCCGGAAGTGCTTCTATCCATGCTCAAGGCTATTGAATCAGGGGCAGATATCGTCATTCCCAGCCGTTTTATTCCTGGAGGAAACGATGGAGGTTTAAAGCTGCATCGAAAAATAGTATCTGCAACCGCGAGATATATTGGCAAAGCTTTGATTAAAAAGCTACGCCCCATTAGTGATTCAACCAGTGGGTTTTTTATGTTTCGTAAAGATGTAATAAAAGAAGCTGAATTACAACCTATAGGGTGGAAAATCCTGATTGAGGTACTGGCTCGCGGAAAATATACCAGGGTTATTGAAATTCCCTATCAATTTCAAGCGCGTACGGCTGGTGAATCAAAAATGTCTGCTCAGGAGCAATGGAACTATATTCGGCATCTAATGAGGTTGGTTAAGGATAGCCCTGAAGACAGGCGGTTTTTTTATTTTTCTTTAGTTGGACTATCAGGTGTATTTGTCAATATGTTAATTTACTTTTTTTTAACCATGCTCAATTTAGAGGTTAGAATTGCCGGATTTTGTTCTGCTTTTGTAGCCATGCTGGTAAACTTTGTTCTAAATGATAAGATTACCTGGGCCTATGTAAAAACGAATTCTGTATGGAGTAGGGGAAGCAAATACATTATTACTTCCCTGATAGGAATAGGAATAAATGTTGGGGTTTTGGATTTTTTTTATTACCAATTGCAATTTAATCACCTGCTATCAAACTTAATCGGGATTTCTTGTGCAGTTTTTTGGAATTATACCATTAACAATCTATGGACCTGGTCTACCGCCAAGCATAATAATACTATTATTGAAAGATGGACGGTTCAAAACGGGTGTGAAAGTTCAGTGGAGAAAACGGGGTCTAAATGTCAATACTTTTAA
- a CDS encoding TIGR03111 family XrtG-associated glycosyltransferase, with the protein MIEIWLERILAFGLFWGIWLMVPLLVDVSTAMVYFISFLNNRKQKVEKKEELFFFPYVTVIIPVHNSADTLGHCLDSIARQTYPRESIQVICVNNGSEDESFDIFQRFQYRHPEMSVMWSSLERAGKSIALNAGVYSGHGSYMMNVDSDTWLDPDAILNVVRVFEKDPSLAAATGSIRVDKKLGEGSSFIDMINYCEVIEYIVAFDIGRRYQDLKNSIFTLSGAFSVFRRDIILQTFLYQTRTVSEDTDLTFNIRQAIEAGEGRIGFISDAIAYVEPIENLSRLYSQRLRWQRGEMEVTGLYYEKIPGIFGALFDFVGRILISDHTLAFSRLAWTFLLPFLFFLGYPLPTIVVAMIGMYICYIILESCTFYIAYKGSAPEFQKELQKIWWIILFMPIYRYLVYWFRLAGIIAALTEEKSWKTQNPVMQLQSILQAYAGELKEEISKRRQVNS; encoded by the coding sequence ATGATTGAAATATGGCTGGAGAGAATACTGGCATTTGGATTATTCTGGGGTATATGGTTGATGGTACCCTTGCTGGTGGATGTATCTACGGCCATGGTCTATTTCATCAGTTTTCTCAACAACAGGAAGCAGAAAGTGGAGAAAAAGGAAGAACTCTTTTTCTTCCCTTATGTAACCGTGATAATTCCAGTCCATAATTCGGCAGATACCCTGGGCCATTGTTTGGACTCCATAGCCAGGCAAACTTATCCCCGGGAATCCATCCAAGTCATCTGTGTAAATAACGGCAGTGAAGACGAGAGTTTTGATATTTTCCAGCGTTTTCAATACCGGCACCCGGAAATGTCAGTTATGTGGAGTTCGCTGGAACGGGCGGGAAAATCCATTGCGCTTAACGCCGGTGTGTATTCCGGTCATGGCAGCTACATGATGAATGTGGATTCGGATACCTGGCTGGACCCTGATGCCATACTTAATGTGGTCAGGGTCTTTGAAAAGGATCCCAGCCTGGCGGCAGCTACCGGTTCAATCCGGGTGGATAAAAAGCTGGGTGAGGGTAGCAGTTTTATAGACATGATAAATTACTGTGAAGTTATTGAGTATATTGTAGCCTTTGACATTGGTCGCCGTTACCAGGATCTGAAAAACTCTATTTTTACTCTTTCCGGTGCTTTTTCCGTATTCCGCCGGGACATAATTCTCCAGACTTTTCTATATCAGACCCGCACGGTTTCTGAAGATACCGATCTTACCTTCAATATACGCCAGGCCATTGAGGCCGGTGAGGGGCGGATTGGTTTTATTTCCGATGCCATAGCCTATGTGGAACCGATTGAAAATTTGAGTCGCCTCTATTCCCAGCGTCTACGCTGGCAGCGAGGGGAGATGGAAGTTACCGGGCTATATTATGAGAAAATTCCCGGAATTTTTGGGGCCTTGTTCGATTTTGTGGGCAGGATACTGATTTCGGATCATACCCTGGCCTTTTCGCGCCTGGCCTGGACTTTTTTGCTTCCCTTCTTGTTCTTCTTGGGTTATCCCCTGCCTACAATTGTGGTGGCGATGATAGGGATGTATATCTGCTACATTATCCTGGAGAGTTGTACTTTCTATATTGCTTATAAAGGTTCGGCCCCGGAATTCCAGAAAGAATTGCAGAAAATATGGTGGATTATTCTATTTATGCCAATATATCGTTACCTGGTTTACTGGTTTCGCCTGGCCGGGATCATTGCTGCCTTGACCGAAGAAAAGAGCTGGAAGACCCAGAACCCGGTAATGCAACTACAGTCAATACTCCAGGCCTATGCCGGAGAGCTTAAAGAAGAAATTTCCAAAAGAAGGCAGGTGAATTCGTGA
- the xrtG gene encoding exosortase family protein XrtG has protein sequence MLLLIWLFPPGSWLVPDLQLDGQFADWRGRTSLSDPAGDGRSGNDLKKISWATNENDGRLYFMIERYLPEPRSHRMESCLFFDLNSNGKYDDKVDKYAEIFYRPQGLQRGDVSVYLYSMEGDLKGKYTGRWGEGTGSTTSRLEFAIPMEDLEAYPAQFLRFYLADISGRSDRLPDQGDIQWAPFPVVSKSRPTIAVFFLLWLALTLFLYHHRLWVFYYIWAAVGLCCLLVLLFHASLVEYRLEQYTSLILHHTLDYLGIVTRIFDRSPGTLLVLIKIDSSWTTIAIDIENSGLLEICIIFSLIIFYPVQPWRKRIPAALGGALGIYLINLIRLLLVIVIIHSGGRNMSFIAHTLFGRLFFFLLAVALYWQLITRPSLEKIRRNVKND, from the coding sequence ATGTTGCTGCTGATATGGCTCTTTCCCCCGGGCAGCTGGCTGGTGCCGGATTTACAGTTGGATGGGCAATTTGCCGATTGGCGCGGGCGAACTTCTCTCTCCGATCCTGCTGGCGATGGACGCAGCGGTAATGATTTGAAGAAGATATCCTGGGCCACCAATGAGAACGATGGGCGCTTGTACTTTATGATCGAGCGCTATCTACCGGAACCCCGCAGCCATAGAATGGAGTCTTGCCTTTTTTTTGATCTCAACAGTAACGGAAAATATGATGATAAGGTAGATAAATATGCCGAGATTTTCTACCGCCCCCAGGGTTTGCAAAGAGGAGATGTGAGCGTATACCTGTATTCCATGGAGGGTGATCTCAAAGGAAAATATACGGGTCGTTGGGGGGAAGGAACTGGCTCTACTACTTCCCGCCTGGAGTTCGCTATTCCTATGGAGGATCTGGAGGCCTACCCCGCTCAGTTCCTGCGTTTTTACCTGGCGGATATCAGCGGTAGGAGTGACCGTCTTCCCGATCAGGGTGATATACAATGGGCTCCTTTCCCCGTAGTATCAAAAAGTCGCCCCACTATTGCTGTATTTTTCTTGCTATGGCTGGCCCTTACCCTCTTTCTTTATCATCACCGGCTCTGGGTGTTTTATTATATTTGGGCAGCGGTGGGATTATGTTGTTTGCTGGTCTTGCTTTTTCATGCTTCTCTGGTGGAGTATCGCCTGGAACAGTATACCAGTCTCATTCTGCATCATACCCTGGATTATCTGGGTATTGTAACCCGTATATTTGATCGTTCTCCCGGAACTTTGCTGGTTCTTATTAAAATAGATTCCAGTTGGACCACCATAGCCATAGATATTGAGAATTCCGGGCTGCTGGAAATCTGCATTATTTTCTCATTGATTATTTTTTATCCAGTTCAGCCCTGGCGTAAAAGAATTCCGGCGGCTCTGGGGGGAGCTTTGGGAATCTACCTGATAAATCTCATTCGGCTATTGCTGGTAATTGTCATAATACATAGCGGAGGTCGGAATATGAGCTTTATTGCTCATACTCTATTTGGCCGCCTGTTTTTCTTCCTGCTGGCGGTGGCTCTTTACTGGCAATTGATTACCCGGCCGTCTTTGGAAAAGATACGGAGGAATGTAAAAAATGATTGA
- a CDS encoding 6-pyruvoyl-tetrahydropterin synthase-related protein, producing MDKMDRERTLAESLKLQIDKLLQKKQEVDLGIENLEQEIARKAMRQESLDRSLEESQRIAAGMEEKAHLSAAKILAEAEAIAAVKREKMSAIEQEIALLQAELKEKATGEPIPQKEDDNNHPSTAQNSPNGIFARQHLNTNSYPEFSQVAASRATGDDNIYSMKLVGFVNARHFVIFGGTTGPVHAHSWQVETEVDVPREIGDTIEFSRVSQAVSAALGPYENTILNQVHPFDLIQPTTENIAMYFFNRVDEYLAKLGLKLYQLSLWETPTRGIQVNNHNLSLDEQIASELKAREENIAYREAAAIADPDFADLDQRDKEAADNKKSLSKPPPIFAGSLRASYSVRQYLLAAVLILFLSLLAYQHILWPSVEQRFPWGSDSWGHLFKAEMLYEQMQQGNYYPQFTEYWYNGVQPFRYWAPLPYYALAALRGLCGDIFTAGNLYIYLCALLGALSWLLLSRRMGLWPAVMAAVVWLLWQDNVRVAFSEGNLPRVLATALLPLLFALFLHIITQRKSYGAIIAVILTVQLVLLSHAMIAAVYCLSLALFAFFLWVFQGCSVKDLARGFLVLAAGVLSSSWWLLPSLSGGITGIDAQAVKQVVQFVPAHISLSPLYRFKNVETFYWGISLVLLLLASLVTWKSKPAWARSLTVCGIILFLITLPLFRAIYITLPLSHLLWPLRFSSFAALAILASGFTLELEEKRQGWLQSSTITACLLVVLLAFLLVDCLFSFRLLAHTGTKPFTVIQSGEFIKRDPGWRVATIDLSRLGSAPSFTFSEMAGLEQVFGWAWQGAVTSRNIMLLNTGLEQQYYPFLFRSCVDMGATDLVVKEDVITDLEAFREAAKRAGYQQRNKFADISVWRSIDQPYLVQKNPRCLVIGKYGGTIALQFPEVEMALSSRIDDCSLEELEQYSMLILSGANWHSKKQAEKLISDYAVSGGQVFIEMAGMPPNVLAKQPEFLGVYGEAVSIRQEIEVRGEDTRVILPPLWQQEGEWKAYVPMGLDKVELEFSYYGNQAPILGYKLLKGKKIWFLGANLSYHAYQSGQSESARLLKKIFDLKTEYAGDTIIPLQDYEASEKGYRMSYRLEQDAEVIVPISLLDGLVVKLDGRRIEAGNYENLLKLHLPAGTHRLEISIEKTAIFSWGKYLSLFTILLVIAALVRKVRSEG from the coding sequence ATGGATAAGATGGATCGTGAGCGGACCCTCGCTGAGAGTCTAAAGCTGCAGATAGATAAGCTGCTGCAAAAAAAACAGGAAGTCGATCTTGGCATTGAGAATTTAGAACAGGAAATCGCTCGTAAAGCTATGAGGCAAGAATCTCTGGATCGCTCCCTGGAGGAGAGCCAAAGAATTGCTGCGGGAATGGAAGAAAAGGCCCATTTATCAGCAGCAAAAATCCTGGCCGAAGCAGAAGCTATAGCAGCGGTAAAAAGAGAGAAAATGTCAGCAATAGAACAGGAGATTGCTCTTCTGCAGGCTGAACTGAAAGAGAAAGCCACCGGGGAGCCTATCCCACAGAAAGAAGACGATAATAACCATCCCTCCACCGCCCAAAACTCTCCCAATGGTATTTTTGCTCGTCAACACCTTAATACTAATAGCTATCCCGAGTTTAGCCAAGTTGCAGCAAGTAGAGCAACTGGGGATGACAATATTTATAGTATGAAGTTGGTGGGATTCGTAAATGCCCGCCATTTCGTTATTTTCGGTGGCACAACCGGCCCGGTACATGCGCATTCCTGGCAGGTAGAGACCGAGGTGGATGTCCCCCGGGAAATTGGGGACACTATAGAATTCAGCCGGGTCTCCCAGGCGGTTTCTGCGGCCCTGGGACCCTATGAAAACACCATATTAAACCAGGTTCATCCCTTTGATTTAATACAACCTACTACCGAAAATATTGCCATGTATTTTTTCAACCGGGTGGATGAATATTTGGCCAAATTGGGCTTAAAATTATACCAGTTGAGTCTTTGGGAAACCCCCACCCGGGGTATTCAGGTTAATAATCATAATCTGTCTCTGGATGAGCAAATTGCTTCCGAGCTTAAAGCCCGGGAGGAAAACATTGCTTACCGGGAGGCGGCAGCCATAGCTGATCCTGACTTTGCCGATTTAGATCAGCGAGATAAAGAGGCTGCCGACAATAAGAAATCATTATCCAAGCCCCCTCCCATTTTCGCAGGTTCCCTGAGAGCTTCTTATTCCGTCCGGCAGTATCTGCTGGCTGCGGTGCTGATTTTATTCCTTTCTCTCCTGGCCTACCAGCATATACTCTGGCCATCGGTGGAACAGCGTTTTCCCTGGGGTTCCGATAGCTGGGGACATCTTTTTAAAGCCGAAATGCTCTACGAACAGATGCAACAGGGGAACTACTACCCTCAATTTACCGAATACTGGTACAATGGGGTACAGCCTTTCCGCTACTGGGCGCCTTTACCCTATTATGCCCTGGCTGCGTTAAGGGGCTTATGCGGGGATATCTTTACCGCCGGCAACCTATACATATATCTATGCGCGCTACTGGGGGCTCTCTCCTGGCTCTTGCTGTCACGGAGGATGGGGTTGTGGCCAGCAGTTATGGCTGCTGTGGTCTGGCTGCTCTGGCAGGACAATGTACGGGTAGCATTCTCCGAGGGCAATTTGCCGCGGGTACTGGCTACCGCTTTGCTTCCCCTGCTTTTTGCCCTTTTTTTACATATTATAACGCAGCGGAAATCCTATGGGGCCATAATAGCTGTTATTTTAACTGTACAATTAGTGTTGCTTAGCCATGCCATGATTGCGGCGGTTTATTGCCTATCTTTAGCCTTATTTGCTTTTTTTCTCTGGGTTTTTCAAGGCTGCAGCGTCAAAGACCTGGCCCGAGGGTTCCTGGTTCTTGCTGCCGGAGTGTTAAGCTCATCCTGGTGGCTCTTGCCCAGCCTGAGTGGGGGTATCACCGGCATTGATGCCCAGGCGGTCAAACAGGTGGTGCAGTTTGTCCCGGCCCATATTTCTTTATCTCCCCTGTACCGTTTCAAGAATGTGGAGACATTCTACTGGGGTATAAGCCTGGTGTTGCTTCTCCTGGCCAGCCTTGTCACCTGGAAATCAAAGCCCGCCTGGGCTCGGAGCCTTACTGTCTGTGGCATTATCCTGTTTCTCATTACTCTGCCTTTATTCCGAGCTATATACATAACCCTTCCGCTGAGCCATTTGCTCTGGCCTTTGCGTTTCAGCAGCTTTGCTGCCCTGGCTATTCTGGCCTCCGGCTTCACTTTGGAACTGGAAGAAAAACGACAAGGATGGCTGCAGTCATCCACTATCACAGCTTGCTTGCTGGTGGTTCTTTTGGCATTCCTGCTGGTAGATTGCCTGTTCTCTTTCCGCCTGCTGGCCCATACCGGAACCAAACCTTTTACAGTTATACAGAGTGGGGAATTTATTAAACGTGATCCAGGATGGAGAGTGGCCACCATTGATTTGAGTCGGCTGGGTTCGGCCCCTTCCTTCACCTTTTCTGAAATGGCGGGGTTAGAGCAGGTCTTTGGCTGGGCTTGGCAGGGTGCGGTTACTTCGCGCAATATAATGCTGCTTAATACCGGCTTGGAGCAGCAGTACTACCCGTTCTTATTTCGCTCCTGTGTAGATATGGGGGCCACTGATCTGGTGGTAAAGGAAGATGTTATTACCGACCTGGAGGCCTTTCGCGAGGCTGCAAAGAGGGCCGGCTACCAACAACGCAACAAGTTCGCCGATATAAGCGTCTGGAGGAGCATTGACCAGCCCTACCTGGTGCAAAAAAACCCCCGCTGCCTGGTAATCGGCAAATATGGAGGAACCATTGCCCTCCAATTTCCCGAGGTGGAAATGGCCTTGTCTTCCCGCATAGATGATTGCTCCCTGGAGGAGCTGGAACAATATTCCATGCTGATTCTCAGCGGCGCTAACTGGCATTCTAAAAAACAGGCGGAAAAGCTGATTAGCGATTATGCAGTCTCCGGCGGTCAGGTTTTTATAGAAATGGCAGGGATGCCCCCCAATGTACTGGCCAAACAGCCGGAATTTCTAGGGGTTTATGGTGAAGCAGTGAGTATCCGGCAGGAAATTGAAGTCCGGGGAGAGGATACCCGGGTGATTTTGCCCCCGCTATGGCAGCAGGAAGGAGAGTGGAAAGCTTATGTTCCTATGGGTCTGGATAAGGTGGAATTGGAGTTTTCCTACTATGGCAACCAGGCTCCGATACTGGGCTATAAATTACTTAAAGGAAAGAAGATATGGTTTCTGGGAGCCAACTTGAGCTATCATGCCTACCAGAGCGGGCAGTCAGAAAGTGCCCGGCTGCTTAAAAAGATTTTTGATTTAAAGACAGAATATGCGGGAGATACCATCATACCCCTGCAGGACTATGAGGCCAGTGAGAAGGGCTATCGCATGTCATACCGGCTGGAGCAGGATGCCGAGGTGATTGTCCCTATTTCGCTATTGGATGGTTTAGTAGTAAAGCTGGATGGGAGAAGAATTGAGGCGGGCAATTATGAAAATCTGCTCAAACTGCATCTGCCAGCCGGGACCCACCGCCTGGAAATAAGCATTGAAAAAACGGCGATATTTAGCTGGGGGAAATACCTGAGCCTGTTTACCATTCTTTTAGTTATAGCTGCTTTGGTAAGGAAAGTAAGGAGTGAGGGGTGA
- a CDS encoding coiled-coil domain-containing protein, with translation MKFSKTLFGFKPGEVISQIDNMENEHQEKINALNSEIEKIQAELHKAEEKREDLQKQLNSYIEKENLIAEVMVTAQINAQRIEEQARERARHMLENTEEELKQKLHELDFLRIKVTRFKEDFREVLDNYRVSLEKVREEPEDQSFTPTLITKENRRHDVSS, from the coding sequence ATGAAGTTTTCAAAAACCTTATTCGGCTTTAAGCCTGGCGAAGTAATAAGCCAGATAGATAACATGGAGAACGAACACCAAGAAAAAATTAATGCGCTTAATTCGGAAATAGAAAAAATTCAGGCAGAATTGCATAAGGCTGAAGAAAAGCGAGAAGATCTGCAAAAGCAGCTCAATTCCTATATAGAAAAAGAAAATTTGATTGCCGAGGTTATGGTCACCGCCCAGATTAATGCCCAGAGAATTGAGGAACAAGCCCGGGAACGAGCCCGCCATATGCTGGAAAATACTGAGGAGGAACTGAAGCAAAAATTACATGAGCTTGATTTCTTGCGCATCAAAGTGACTCGCTTTAAAGAAGACTTTCGTGAAGTTTTGGATAATTACCGGGTATCTCTGGAGAAAGTTAGGGAGGAACCTGAGGATCAAAGCTTTACCCCTACCTTAATCACCAAGGAAAACAGGAGGCATGATGTGTCTTCCTGA
- a CDS encoding methyl-accepting chemotaxis protein, with the protein MKSIGSRLTLYISMVVLFFCAGLGFISYFYASKALMANIEQSVVAKAQDATKLVGSELDNHLSVMETIAEQPEITSMKWEEQRPILEQANKRLGYLMMGVAGLDGQVLTTAGSTTNLKDRDYFDQALKGQSSVSDPIVSRIDGNTIVMMVSPIRGTEGEVIGVLAAALDGLILSQIIAGVNFSDSGYAYMLNRQGQVIAHPKEEMVIEQYDPIAEADKDPKLAPLAAIVKNMLKAECGYGEYLWTDGTNKFMGYAPVENTGWSIAVTAPQDEVLAGLKSMTVGVLVAALVFLLIGIALATYLGRTLAQPIKNVAGNASLIADGDLRVEIAAGALARQDEIGHLASSLDNMVQGLRNMLHEVALNSQEVAASSQELAASGENIASIVEELSASTEEIAAGITNISSATDEVNASGEGISSALLLASKDAEQGVLQAQSIEKRAARMQNGAQDHKKTAENVYGTIKEKLTAAIEEARVVEQISELAENISGIASQTNLLALNAAIEAARAGEQGKGFAVVAEEVRKLAENSASAVEGIQGMTEQVQRSIANLTNYAEELLNFINTQIIADYGDMVTICKHYKNDSDMFLNLIEKIKKHTEEVLASVEDINHSLDSTAGTIRDSSAGAQKIAEASQTAAIAATEISAASVRMAENAEKLNLLITRFKL; encoded by the coding sequence ATGAAAAGCATTGGTTCCAGATTAACGCTGTATATTAGTATGGTGGTGCTGTTTTTTTGTGCTGGTTTAGGTTTCATATCTTATTTTTATGCTTCCAAAGCCTTAATGGCTAACATTGAACAAAGTGTGGTAGCCAAAGCCCAGGATGCTACTAAACTGGTAGGCAGCGAGCTAGATAACCATTTATCGGTAATGGAAACTATTGCGGAACAGCCAGAAATTACTAGTATGAAATGGGAAGAGCAGCGCCCCATTCTGGAGCAAGCCAACAAAAGACTGGGTTATTTGATGATGGGGGTTGCCGGGCTGGATGGGCAGGTGCTCACAACTGCGGGTTCGACCACCAACTTAAAGGATCGGGATTACTTTGACCAGGCCCTGAAGGGCCAATCCAGTGTTTCCGATCCTATAGTCAGTAGAATTGATGGTAACACCATCGTAATGATGGTAAGCCCTATTCGTGGTACCGAGGGGGAAGTTATCGGAGTCCTGGCGGCGGCACTGGATGGTTTGATCTTGAGCCAAATAATAGCCGGGGTAAATTTTAGTGATAGCGGTTATGCCTATATGCTGAACCGTCAAGGCCAGGTTATAGCCCATCCTAAAGAGGAAATGGTAATAGAACAATATGATCCGATCGCAGAAGCGGACAAGGATCCAAAACTCGCTCCCCTGGCTGCAATTGTAAAGAATATGTTGAAAGCTGAGTGTGGTTACGGTGAATACCTGTGGACTGACGGTACCAACAAATTCATGGGCTATGCCCCGGTGGAAAATACCGGTTGGTCGATTGCTGTAACCGCCCCCCAGGATGAAGTGCTGGCTGGCCTGAAAAGCATGACAGTAGGGGTGCTGGTCGCTGCTCTTGTTTTTCTTCTCATAGGCATCGCCCTGGCTACTTATCTGGGTAGAACCCTGGCCCAACCAATTAAAAATGTTGCCGGAAATGCATCTCTGATTGCTGACGGAGACTTGAGAGTAGAAATAGCTGCTGGAGCTCTTGCCCGCCAAGACGAGATAGGTCATCTGGCCAGTAGCCTGGATAATATGGTTCAAGGCTTGAGAAATATGCTGCACGAAGTAGCCCTTAACTCCCAGGAAGTAGCAGCCTCCAGTCAAGAGCTGGCCGCTTCGGGTGAAAACATAGCCTCAATTGTAGAGGAACTATCCGCTTCCACAGAAGAGATCGCGGCAGGTATAACCAATATATCTTCTGCAACTGACGAAGTAAATGCCTCGGGCGAAGGGATATCATCTGCTTTATTGTTGGCCAGTAAGGATGCAGAGCAGGGTGTTCTTCAAGCCCAAAGCATTGAAAAGAGAGCGGCGCGAATGCAAAACGGAGCCCAGGATCATAAAAAGACCGCAGAAAATGTTTATGGAACTATAAAAGAAAAACTTACTGCAGCCATTGAAGAAGCCCGGGTGGTAGAACAAATATCCGAGTTGGCAGAAAATATATCCGGTATTGCCAGCCAGACTAATCTTCTGGCCCTTAATGCCGCTATAGAAGCCGCCCGAGCCGGGGAACAGGGCAAGGGCTTTGCCGTGGTAGCGGAAGAAGTAAGAAAACTGGCAGAAAACTCAGCCTCAGCGGTAGAGGGGATTCAAGGCATGACCGAACAGGTGCAAAGGTCTATCGCTAATTTAACCAACTATGCTGAAGAATTGCTGAATTTTATTAATACCCAGATTATTGCCGATTATGGAGATATGGTTACGATATGCAAGCATTACAAGAATGATAGCGACATGTTTTTAAACCTAATCGAAAAAATAAAAAAACATACCGAAGAAGTCCTGGCCTCAGTGGAAGACATAAACCACAGCCTGGACTCTACCGCTGGCACCATAAGAGACTCATCTGCCGGAGCCCAAAAAATAGCAGAGGCCAGCCAAACAGCTGCTATAGCAGCCACAGAAATAAGTGCCGCATCAGTTAGAATGGCAGAAAACGCCGAAAAGCTGAACCTGCTTATTACCCGCTTCAAGTTGTAG
- a CDS encoding nitroreductase family protein, producing the protein MDFYEVIHSRRAIRKYKADMVPRETILKILDAANWAPSGMNMQQWEFIVVSGEKKKEMGESYGRFAEVYTADWEDAARKAAFLQFARSFGGAPIIVVALTRGSKDETTRKMHLESVSAAFENLLLAACAEGLGSCWMTGPLRDEASIRRILEIPEDREIVALTPIGYPDMKAEPPARLDPELKNKVRWVD; encoded by the coding sequence ATGGATTTTTACGAGGTTATTCATTCGCGGCGGGCTATAAGGAAATATAAAGCCGATATGGTACCCAGGGAAACCATCCTTAAGATTCTGGATGCGGCTAACTGGGCTCCTTCGGGAATGAATATGCAGCAGTGGGAATTCATCGTAGTCTCCGGAGAAAAGAAAAAGGAGATGGGAGAGAGTTACGGGCGCTTTGCTGAAGTCTATACTGCTGATTGGGAGGATGCGGCTAGAAAAGCGGCGTTTTTACAATTTGCCCGTTCTTTTGGCGGGGCGCCAATAATAGTTGTAGCCTTGACCAGGGGCAGTAAAGATGAGACAACGCGCAAAATGCACCTGGAGAGTGTTAGTGCGGCTTTTGAGAATCTTTTATTGGCCGCCTGTGCTGAGGGTTTGGGTTCTTGCTGGATGACCGGTCCCCTGCGTGATGAGGCATCTATAAGGCGCATTCTTGAAATCCCGGAAGACCGGGAAATAGTAGCACTTACCCCCATAGGTTATCCTGATATGAAAGCTGAGCCTCCAGCCAGGCTGGATCCGGAATTAAAAAACAAGGTTAGATGGGTGGATTGA